In Synechococcus sp. KORDI-100, a single window of DNA contains:
- a CDS encoding DUF805 domain-containing protein: MPKAKSETELKCFPQALMLDFYPQFWTKAFDFKGRTKRIDYWKIFLVNLVLGAILLKLFPDALYYIFAVASICPGLAMNVRRIRDTGRQWQWIFILLVPLIGGLWFLWIGCQPSSAPE, from the coding sequence TTGCCAAAAGCAAAAAGTGAGACAGAGTTAAAGTGTTTCCCCCAAGCTTTGATGCTCGACTTTTATCCTCAATTTTGGACAAAAGCTTTTGACTTTAAGGGGCGCACAAAGCGGATTGATTATTGGAAGATTTTTCTTGTCAATCTTGTGTTAGGAGCAATTCTTCTCAAGCTATTCCCTGATGCTCTTTATTATATTTTCGCGGTTGCATCCATTTGCCCTGGCCTTGCAATGAACGTCAGGCGCATTCGCGACACCGGTCGCCAATGGCAATGGATCTTTATTTTGTTGGTTCCATTGATTGGTGGCCTCTGGTTTCTTTGGATTGGATGTCAGCCCTCTTCAGCCCCTGAATGA
- a CDS encoding SagB family peptide dehydrogenase, translating into MALQFRFKHGLERRQEGEDLLLADQRGRVLRLTAPSQSLLTILRRLDEGGGTLPSLMQGASSLAPFITLQQLEQRGWLALELVSGEQSLVTLEPQSTALKRLHPPAGDVCVRLSRLIQITPEADGVLLEGPLQGSRLLVQNAGLLPLIWELANPSDWTTALRALPQAVQEQGDELLMLLLTAGVAGMVEADATPGCDRQANLQRWSREDLSLHHRSRAGWTGRNLGATFPGAVRGGPAPPLLHQDTGLDAVRLPRPEPDAPEPGFFSVLEQRRSHRRPGRQPLTLQQLGRLLWASLRIREVVPANPGAAHSYELASRPVACGGGMQEIDTYLVIQRCDGVASGVYRYDPQEHQLLRLDALNGACEQLLQNARHFSGAEQQPDVLFQFAARYGRLSWKYEGVVYALILKHVGVIMQQLYLVATALNLAPCSLGSGDSELFARATSLDPWTDVCVGELMLSSRSEGD; encoded by the coding sequence GTGGCGCTGCAGTTTCGTTTTAAGCACGGCCTGGAGCGGCGCCAGGAGGGTGAGGATCTGCTGCTGGCTGATCAGCGGGGACGCGTCCTTCGGCTCACAGCCCCTTCGCAGTCCTTACTCACCATCCTGCGGCGCTTGGATGAGGGGGGCGGCACGCTTCCGTCTTTGATGCAGGGGGCGTCCTCACTCGCTCCATTCATCACGCTGCAGCAGTTGGAACAGCGAGGTTGGCTCGCACTGGAACTGGTAAGCGGGGAGCAATCGCTCGTCACGTTGGAGCCGCAGTCGACGGCGCTCAAGCGCTTGCATCCCCCTGCTGGAGACGTGTGTGTCCGCTTGTCGCGCTTGATTCAGATCACGCCCGAGGCCGATGGCGTGCTGTTGGAGGGGCCGCTTCAAGGGTCCCGGCTGTTGGTGCAGAACGCCGGTCTGTTGCCTTTGATCTGGGAGCTGGCCAATCCAAGCGACTGGACCACCGCACTGCGGGCCTTGCCGCAGGCCGTTCAAGAGCAAGGGGATGAACTGTTGATGCTGTTGCTCACCGCCGGCGTGGCGGGGATGGTGGAGGCTGATGCCACGCCAGGCTGCGATCGTCAGGCGAATCTGCAGCGTTGGTCACGGGAGGATCTGAGCCTCCACCATCGTTCCCGAGCCGGGTGGACTGGGCGGAATCTGGGGGCCACGTTTCCAGGTGCTGTGCGCGGCGGCCCCGCTCCTCCTCTTCTCCATCAGGACACAGGTCTGGATGCTGTTCGCCTGCCTCGACCGGAACCGGATGCTCCCGAACCCGGTTTCTTCAGCGTTCTCGAACAACGCCGTTCGCATCGTCGTCCTGGCCGGCAGCCGCTGACCCTGCAGCAGCTCGGCCGACTGCTTTGGGCATCCCTGCGCATTCGAGAGGTCGTTCCTGCCAATCCAGGGGCGGCCCACTCCTATGAACTGGCCTCACGACCGGTGGCCTGCGGTGGTGGCATGCAGGAAATTGATACGTATCTGGTGATTCAACGCTGCGATGGAGTGGCGTCCGGGGTGTATCGCTATGACCCTCAGGAGCATCAATTGCTGCGCCTCGATGCGCTGAATGGTGCTTGTGAGCAGCTTCTCCAGAATGCTCGTCACTTCTCAGGTGCTGAGCAGCAACCCGATGTTCTGTTTCAGTTCGCTGCTCGTTACGGACGTTTGAGCTGGAAATATGAGGGGGTCGTTTATGCCCTGATCCTCAAGCATGTGGGGGTGATCATGCAGCAGCTTTACCTGGTTGCCACGGCACTGAATCTTGCTCCTTGCAGCCTTGGGTCTGGTGATTCGGAACTGTTTGCCCGTGCCACATCTCTGGATCCGTGGACGGATGTTTGCGTCGGCGAATTGATGCTCTCGTCTCGTTCAGAAGGTGATTGA
- a CDS encoding TOMM precursor leader peptide-binding protein, translated as MAVLRYPRLQPHFVPLISPGEGVLLLNEKVARVLRGDLYERLIPLLDGTRSADQLVQALTPEFSAAQVYFTLISLQSRNYLCQALTTLSPAAAAYWADLGLDPEQAVGLIQASRVALQSVGLPNDHSSLEQMGQALVSLGLAVVDVDAEADLTVVVCENYLHPDLDALNQSYRRQGRRWLLVKPHGRELWLGPFFDPKQPGCWACLQRLLVRQRQVERFAAAVKKTSLDQISRPMQAPGGAVVACHWSALEVARILAGVSPQTTNHVVSFNLVDYSSGRHALVVDPHCPACGCPVEPRSEPIALQPCKVRFDHDGGHRHVSAAETLERFGGLISPITGIVKELRSVPSSLTSAHVVVAGQNPAQMLESLNDLRRNLRSSASGKGASLEQARASALGEALERFCAEDHPGVPRERGSVREMQRRYGGAVIVPNDVMHFSEQQFAERDHWNAKGSRFNRVPMPLDHDQEIDWTPIWSISRQRRCFLPTQLLMMVRGRNRDVKGENADPWIAMGCSNGNAAGNTLEEAVLQGFLELVERDSVAIWWYNRLKRPGIDLASCGDAWITRLIHDYITIGRDVWALDLTTDLGITSVVALSRDRDGDDERILMGLGCHLDPRIAVQRALAEMNQMLGVADADLEGPADALDDWETLEWLKTATVLNQPYLLPDSDAPLRRVDALADHHSGDLLHDIQHCCACVEAQGLEVLVLDQTRELVGLPVVKVVVPGLRHFWARYGSGRLYDVPVRMGQLPQPLTEEQLNPIPIFF; from the coding sequence ATGGCTGTGCTTCGTTATCCACGCCTCCAGCCGCACTTCGTCCCTTTAATCAGCCCTGGAGAGGGCGTCTTGCTGCTGAATGAAAAGGTGGCGCGTGTACTGCGTGGCGATCTCTATGAGCGTTTGATCCCCTTGCTCGATGGGACCCGCTCCGCCGATCAGCTGGTCCAGGCGCTGACCCCGGAGTTTTCCGCGGCGCAGGTGTACTTCACGCTCATATCGCTTCAATCTCGGAACTATCTCTGTCAAGCCCTCACGACCCTGTCTCCGGCGGCGGCGGCGTACTGGGCTGATCTTGGTCTTGATCCAGAGCAGGCTGTTGGTCTGATCCAGGCGTCGCGCGTGGCACTGCAGTCCGTAGGTTTGCCGAACGATCATTCCTCCCTGGAGCAGATGGGCCAGGCCTTGGTCAGCCTGGGACTGGCCGTGGTGGATGTTGATGCGGAGGCTGATCTCACCGTGGTGGTGTGTGAGAACTACCTGCATCCGGATCTGGATGCTCTGAATCAGAGCTATCGCCGGCAGGGGCGACGCTGGCTGCTGGTCAAACCCCACGGACGTGAGCTCTGGTTGGGCCCGTTCTTCGACCCCAAGCAACCGGGGTGTTGGGCTTGCCTGCAGCGCTTGCTCGTGCGCCAACGCCAAGTGGAGCGGTTTGCTGCTGCTGTCAAGAAGACGTCATTGGATCAGATCTCTAGGCCTATGCAGGCCCCCGGTGGTGCTGTGGTGGCTTGTCACTGGTCGGCGCTCGAGGTGGCTCGGATCCTGGCGGGTGTTTCGCCGCAAACCACCAACCATGTCGTCAGCTTCAATCTGGTCGACTACAGCAGTGGGCGGCATGCCCTGGTGGTGGATCCCCATTGCCCAGCCTGTGGATGCCCTGTTGAGCCTCGCAGTGAACCGATCGCGTTGCAGCCTTGCAAGGTTCGCTTCGACCACGACGGAGGTCATCGCCATGTCTCGGCCGCAGAGACATTGGAACGTTTTGGCGGCTTGATCAGTCCCATCACTGGGATCGTGAAGGAGTTGCGGTCTGTTCCCAGCTCCTTGACGTCCGCACACGTGGTCGTGGCCGGCCAAAACCCGGCGCAGATGCTGGAGAGCTTGAACGATCTACGCCGCAACCTCCGCAGTTCCGCGTCGGGGAAAGGGGCGTCCCTGGAGCAGGCCAGGGCCAGTGCGTTGGGAGAAGCGCTTGAGCGCTTCTGCGCTGAGGATCACCCTGGTGTTCCGCGTGAGCGGGGCAGTGTGCGCGAGATGCAGCGGCGTTACGGCGGTGCCGTGATTGTCCCCAATGACGTGATGCACTTCAGTGAACAGCAGTTCGCTGAACGTGATCACTGGAATGCCAAAGGCAGTCGGTTCAACCGTGTGCCCATGCCGCTGGATCATGACCAGGAGATCGACTGGACACCGATCTGGTCGATCAGTCGACAACGCCGCTGCTTCCTGCCCACGCAGTTGTTGATGATGGTTCGGGGACGGAATCGTGACGTCAAAGGCGAGAACGCCGACCCCTGGATCGCGATGGGCTGTTCCAATGGCAATGCTGCCGGTAACACCCTGGAAGAAGCGGTGTTGCAGGGGTTCCTGGAGTTGGTTGAACGCGACTCGGTGGCGATCTGGTGGTACAACCGCCTGAAGCGTCCTGGGATTGATCTCGCCAGCTGCGGAGATGCATGGATCACGCGCCTGATTCACGACTACATCACCATCGGCCGCGACGTGTGGGCCCTGGATCTCACCACTGACCTAGGCATCACCAGCGTGGTGGCCCTCTCCCGTGATCGTGATGGGGATGATGAGCGCATCCTGATGGGGTTGGGCTGTCATCTCGACCCCCGCATCGCCGTGCAGCGGGCCTTGGCTGAAATGAATCAGATGCTCGGTGTTGCTGACGCCGATCTCGAGGGTCCTGCAGACGCTCTCGATGACTGGGAGACGCTCGAATGGCTCAAGACGGCCACCGTGCTGAATCAGCCCTATCTGCTGCCGGATTCGGATGCTCCACTGCGCCGTGTCGACGCGCTTGCCGATCACCACAGTGGTGATTTGCTGCACGACATCCAGCACTGTTGCGCCTGTGTGGAAGCCCAGGGTCTGGAGGTGCTGGTGCTGGATCAAACCCGTGAGCTGGTGGGGTTGCCGGTGGTGAAGGTGGTGGTCCCGGGCCTGCGCCATTTCTGGGCCCGATACGGCTCTGGTCGTCTCTACGACGTGCCTGTGCGGATGGGACAGCTACCCCAACCCCTCACGGAAGAGCAACTCAATCCGATTCCGATCTTTTTCTGA
- a CDS encoding Nif11-like leader peptide family natural product precursor has protein sequence MSEEQLKAFWDAIQADAALQQKLQGVTDPGAIVDIAKEAGFTISAEELKTAQEELSDEQLDGAAGGGGFVSSVLSV, from the coding sequence ATGTCAGAAGAGCAGCTCAAGGCGTTCTGGGACGCCATACAGGCAGATGCAGCGCTTCAACAAAAATTGCAAGGTGTCACCGACCCTGGTGCCATTGTGGACATTGCTAAAGAGGCGGGATTTACGATTTCTGCGGAGGAGCTGAAGACAGCTCAAGAAGAGCTTTCGGACGAACAGCTGGATGGTGCCGCTGGCGGCGGAGGTTTCGTGAGCTCTGTGTTGAGTGTTTGA
- a CDS encoding Nif11-like leader peptide family natural product precursor, protein MSEEQLKAFVEKVKADTSLQEKLKAAGSNEAAIEIAKAAGFAITAEDIQSTLAANVELLDEELEGAAGGCRGCQPWEQVGSM, encoded by the coding sequence ATGTCAGAAGAACAACTCAAAGCCTTTGTAGAGAAGGTCAAAGCTGACACCAGCCTTCAGGAAAAGCTCAAAGCAGCAGGCTCGAATGAAGCCGCGATTGAAATTGCTAAAGCAGCTGGGTTTGCAATTACCGCAGAAGATATTCAATCAACGCTAGCCGCAAATGTTGAATTGTTAGATGAGGAGCTGGAAGGTGCAGCTGGAGGGTGTAGGGGCTGTCAACCTTGGGAGCAGGTAGGCTCCATGTGA
- a CDS encoding Nif11-like leader peptide family natural product precursor, giving the protein MSEEQLKAFIEKVKADTSLQEKLKAAASPEAALDIAKAAGFSITPEDIQSMKSSTVQLSDEELEGAAGGFCGRASCSRDTIYECM; this is encoded by the coding sequence ATGTCAGAAGAACAACTCAAAGCGTTTATAGAAAAGGTCAAAGCTGACACCAGCCTTCAGGAAAAGCTAAAAGCAGCGGCCTCCCCAGAAGCTGCTCTGGACATTGCTAAAGCAGCAGGCTTTTCAATTACCCCAGAAGATATTCAATCAATGAAATCATCAACGGTACAATTGTCAGACGAGGAGCTGGAAGGTGCAGCTGGCGGTTTTTGTGGTAGGGCCTCGTGTTCGCGAGATACGATCTATGAGTGTATGTAG
- a CDS encoding type 2 lanthipeptide synthetase LanM family protein → MSAKQSWPSLHQLLQAESGPANDSAVSCSDLNDVQQGLGQAWLDAIAPQEDGKFSRRFAWSGLDAGTLRRVLARASEPEEAAVSGPWWDELKALQNALRSDPDRALHPYVAEASEAKQLPFQDLWLPVVDDAVARLRASLFDLQTRSFNDGVFQALGQSLLSRLCSVSEQVLFEQFNLLRPPGVMLLAHLGAGGDGQGPPVRECYQRFVRQHRADGLEGLLENFPVLGRYLGLVCLYWRQSNEGMLRRIDADVDALQQTFGIPPSAALIDIKQGLSDPHNGGQAVSVLTLATPDGDDTSRLVYKPKDMGVDLAYQQALDHLNGNSALTPLRSLSIHCGDGYGYMEFVEHRLCTGDDELKLFYRNAGRLTAVLNLFGCTDCHHENLIACGDQLLLIDTETLLEADLPDHIGDASDHQTALNQSDLQKRFENSVLRSGLLPTWLFVGQARAAVDVSALGIAPPASTTMKSSGWLGLNSDGMMAARITIPAEVPTSLPVGCGETNGLNRHLEVFCEGFRDQCLVFEQTRDHWIGADGVLERFRGLPRRIVLRATRVYFALQRQQLQPAALRSPLSQGLVLEKLSRSFLMATDQPKHWPVFDEEVRQMERLDIPFFVHSIDGHDLPLGDGFAAVENFIETSGLDSSRQRIETLDAAAVQFQEQLIRGTSRARVTSEDGWQDVSPAVEELDISALTPEQLRLEAGRLVDVLAEIAIRDADGLVDWLGMDLGSDGEKFSFGPVGNSLYGGTAGVALLAAHFPEDAARSDLLKALMPPLLQMGEPNRDGMRLRWWRDQALGLSGCGGTLLSLQQLAASSENDLRESLQELESSLISALLPDHIRADLALDVIGGVAGLIGPLLQNGSARALECAVLCGDQLLQHQTEEGGWSTGEVVRHPLLGFSHGTAGYAAALVKLGQCVDEPRFIEAASRALAYERERFDADQGNWPDYRNYNPDQPSQFMTFWCHGAPGIALGRACLFGTPLWDAFCLDEMATALKTLIAFPLPTTDHICCGSMGNASVLRIVADGPWSDALPATLRSAASERSSQLVNQSIARARLSGGSFRCFGTTDSNLLLPGCFSGLSGIGLALLDQVNRDDRLQSVLSIGLLSPSGAVVNA, encoded by the coding sequence ATGAGTGCCAAGCAGTCATGGCCTTCCTTGCATCAACTGCTGCAAGCGGAGAGCGGTCCAGCGAACGACTCAGCTGTCAGCTGCAGTGACCTCAATGATGTTCAGCAAGGGCTTGGTCAAGCTTGGCTCGATGCAATCGCGCCTCAAGAAGATGGCAAGTTCTCCCGTCGCTTTGCTTGGTCAGGACTTGATGCGGGCACGTTGCGACGCGTCCTGGCGCGTGCATCAGAGCCGGAAGAAGCAGCAGTGTCTGGACCCTGGTGGGATGAACTGAAGGCGTTGCAGAACGCATTGAGATCCGACCCTGATCGTGCCCTGCATCCCTACGTCGCTGAGGCTTCGGAAGCGAAGCAGCTTCCGTTTCAAGACCTTTGGCTGCCTGTTGTCGACGATGCTGTGGCAAGGCTGCGCGCCAGCCTCTTCGATTTGCAGACGCGATCCTTCAACGACGGCGTCTTCCAGGCTCTGGGTCAATCGCTCTTGAGCCGACTCTGCAGCGTCTCTGAGCAGGTGCTGTTTGAGCAGTTCAATCTGTTGCGACCTCCTGGTGTGATGCTGCTGGCCCACCTCGGTGCGGGAGGCGATGGTCAGGGGCCACCGGTGCGTGAGTGCTACCAGCGCTTCGTTCGCCAGCATCGCGCTGATGGACTGGAGGGCTTGCTGGAGAACTTCCCAGTGCTGGGCAGGTATCTCGGTCTGGTGTGCCTGTACTGGCGCCAGTCCAACGAAGGGATGCTGCGCAGGATTGATGCGGATGTCGACGCCTTGCAGCAGACCTTTGGCATTCCCCCATCTGCTGCGCTGATCGATATCAAGCAGGGCTTGAGTGACCCCCATAACGGAGGGCAGGCGGTTAGTGTTCTGACCTTGGCCACCCCGGATGGCGACGACACATCACGTTTGGTCTACAAACCCAAGGACATGGGGGTTGACCTGGCGTATCAACAGGCCCTTGACCATCTCAATGGCAACAGTGCCTTGACTCCTCTGAGGAGCCTGAGCATTCACTGCGGTGACGGCTACGGCTACATGGAGTTTGTCGAGCATCGTCTCTGTACTGGAGACGATGAGCTCAAGCTCTTCTATCGCAATGCGGGTCGTCTGACGGCCGTCTTGAATCTCTTCGGTTGTACCGATTGTCACCACGAGAACCTGATCGCCTGTGGGGATCAGCTGTTGTTGATTGACACGGAGACTCTCCTGGAGGCCGATCTACCGGATCACATCGGTGATGCATCCGATCATCAGACCGCTCTGAATCAGTCGGATCTTCAGAAACGCTTTGAGAATTCCGTTCTCCGCTCCGGTCTGCTGCCTACATGGTTGTTTGTTGGTCAGGCTCGGGCTGCGGTGGACGTCAGTGCACTTGGCATCGCCCCGCCTGCCTCCACCACCATGAAGAGCTCCGGTTGGTTGGGTCTCAACAGCGATGGAATGATGGCCGCTCGCATCACGATCCCTGCTGAGGTGCCCACAAGTCTTCCAGTGGGGTGTGGTGAAACCAACGGGCTCAACAGGCATCTCGAGGTGTTCTGTGAAGGTTTTCGTGACCAGTGCCTTGTCTTTGAACAAACCCGCGATCACTGGATCGGTGCCGATGGTGTGCTGGAACGCTTTCGTGGTCTTCCGCGGCGCATCGTGCTGAGGGCAACCCGCGTTTATTTCGCACTGCAGCGTCAACAACTGCAACCAGCAGCACTGCGTTCGCCGTTGAGCCAGGGATTGGTGCTGGAGAAGCTCAGTCGCAGTTTTCTGATGGCGACTGATCAGCCCAAGCATTGGCCGGTGTTCGATGAGGAAGTCCGCCAGATGGAACGGCTTGATATCCCGTTCTTCGTTCACAGTATCGATGGTCATGACCTGCCGCTCGGTGATGGATTCGCTGCTGTTGAGAACTTCATCGAAACCAGTGGCCTTGACTCCAGCCGCCAGCGGATTGAGACGTTGGATGCCGCAGCGGTGCAGTTTCAGGAGCAGCTGATTCGTGGCACCAGTCGTGCGCGTGTCACCAGCGAGGACGGTTGGCAGGACGTGTCACCCGCTGTCGAGGAGCTGGACATTTCCGCCTTGACGCCTGAGCAGTTGCGGTTGGAAGCAGGTCGCCTGGTTGATGTTTTGGCAGAGATCGCTATTCGAGATGCCGACGGCTTGGTCGATTGGTTGGGGATGGATCTCGGCAGTGATGGCGAAAAATTCTCCTTTGGCCCCGTCGGCAATTCGCTCTATGGCGGGACGGCCGGAGTGGCCCTGCTGGCGGCCCATTTCCCTGAAGACGCGGCCCGGTCTGACCTGTTGAAGGCCTTAATGCCTCCCCTTCTGCAGATGGGGGAGCCCAATCGTGATGGCATGCGATTGCGTTGGTGGCGCGATCAGGCCCTGGGGTTGAGCGGCTGTGGAGGCACGTTGCTTTCTCTTCAGCAGCTGGCAGCCTCCAGCGAAAACGACCTTCGCGAGTCGCTTCAAGAGCTGGAGTCGTCGTTGATTTCAGCTCTGCTGCCGGACCACATCCGGGCTGATCTCGCCCTTGATGTGATCGGAGGCGTCGCCGGTTTGATCGGTCCACTTCTGCAGAACGGTTCGGCGCGAGCCTTGGAGTGTGCGGTGCTCTGTGGTGATCAGCTGCTGCAGCATCAGACGGAGGAAGGGGGATGGTCGACGGGTGAGGTTGTTCGTCATCCTTTGCTCGGGTTCTCCCATGGCACCGCCGGATATGCCGCTGCGCTGGTCAAGCTTGGACAGTGTGTGGATGAACCCCGTTTCATCGAGGCGGCGTCGCGTGCCTTGGCCTACGAGCGTGAGCGTTTTGATGCCGACCAAGGCAATTGGCCCGACTATCGCAACTACAACCCTGACCAACCCTCCCAGTTCATGACCTTTTGGTGCCACGGCGCACCCGGCATTGCTCTGGGTCGTGCCTGTCTGTTTGGAACGCCTCTCTGGGATGCGTTCTGTTTGGACGAGATGGCCACGGCTCTGAAAACCTTGATCGCTTTTCCCTTGCCCACGACGGACCACATCTGTTGCGGATCGATGGGCAATGCCTCTGTTCTGCGGATTGTGGCCGACGGGCCGTGGTCTGATGCGTTACCCGCGACATTGCGCTCCGCGGCCAGCGAGCGCTCGTCGCAGCTGGTGAATCAGTCCATTGCCAGGGCAAGACTTTCAGGTGGATCGTTCCGATGCTTCGGCACCACCGACAGCAACCTGTTGCTTCCGGGGTGCTTCAGCGGTCTCTCCGGAATCGGCCTGGCACTGTTGGATCAGGTGAACCGTGATGATCGTTTGCAGTCCGTGTTGTCGATAGGACTGCTCTCACCATCTGGGGCGGTGGTGAACGCCTGA
- a CDS encoding Nif11-like leader peptide family natural product precursor — translation MSDEQLKAFWDAIQSDSALQQKLQGVTDPGAIVDIGKEAGFVVSIDEVQKAQAELSNVELSDEDLDNVAGGFHACACI, via the coding sequence ATGTCAGACGAGCAACTCAAAGCGTTCTGGGACGCCATTCAGTCAGATTCAGCGCTTCAGCAAAAGCTGCAAGGGGTCACCGATCCTGGTGCCATTGTGGACATTGGCAAGGAGGCAGGCTTTGTGGTTTCTATCGATGAGGTGCAAAAAGCTCAGGCCGAGCTTTCGAACGTCGAGCTCTCGGATGAGGATCTGGATAACGTTGCTGGTGGATTCCATGCTTGTGCATGCATTTAG
- a CDS encoding YraN family protein, which translates to MRCRWGELDLVLLKGSRLLVVEVKGRSASDRDRGGLDAFGACKRRKLARAISCWRADHPEHAHRMLQVALALVPLDRPMVPVRWLAVDHLG; encoded by the coding sequence CTGCGCTGCCGTTGGGGCGAGTTGGATCTGGTGCTCCTCAAAGGCTCCAGGCTGTTGGTGGTGGAGGTGAAGGGCCGTTCCGCCAGTGATCGAGACAGGGGGGGACTGGACGCTTTTGGCGCGTGCAAACGTCGCAAACTGGCTCGCGCCATCAGTTGCTGGCGTGCCGATCATCCCGAGCACGCGCATCGGATGCTGCAGGTGGCGCTTGCCCTCGTCCCCCTTGATCGGCCCATGGTTCCGGTCCGTTGGCTTGCGGTGGATCACCTCGGCTGA
- a CDS encoding recombinase family protein, giving the protein MSDRPLSPVRWLAYYRVSTDRQGSSGLGLDAQRAKVEAMASERGAVIAAEFVEVESGRKNDRPQLAAALAQARAEKAVIAVAKIDRLARDAGFVLKLANEAEKNVMGGFVFCDLPDIDATTSAGRMVLTMMASVAEFEARRISERTKEALAEAKARGVRLGGYREGAAERASERKQKAIADAEGLRGVLEPMVRAGLSYRAMADALAGVGKLSSTGRPLAPAQIGRILQRLGLSGKLLSSDQAWVAA; this is encoded by the coding sequence TTGTCTGATCGCCCTCTGAGTCCTGTTCGTTGGCTCGCTTACTACCGGGTCAGTACAGATCGCCAGGGAAGCTCTGGGCTGGGTCTCGATGCGCAGCGGGCCAAGGTTGAAGCCATGGCCTCCGAGAGGGGGGCTGTGATCGCGGCTGAATTTGTTGAGGTCGAAAGCGGTCGCAAGAACGATCGACCTCAATTGGCCGCGGCCCTGGCGCAGGCCCGTGCGGAGAAGGCCGTCATTGCTGTAGCCAAGATCGATCGTTTGGCTCGTGATGCCGGCTTCGTCTTGAAGCTCGCCAACGAGGCAGAGAAGAACGTGATGGGGGGCTTTGTTTTTTGTGACCTGCCGGATATTGATGCCACCACCAGTGCTGGTCGGATGGTGCTCACGATGATGGCCAGCGTTGCTGAGTTCGAAGCGCGCCGGATCAGTGAACGCACAAAGGAAGCGTTGGCTGAGGCCAAGGCCCGAGGCGTTCGTCTTGGGGGATATAGGGAAGGCGCGGCTGAGAGGGCGTCGGAGCGTAAGCAGAAGGCCATTGCTGATGCAGAGGGGTTGCGTGGAGTTCTTGAACCAATGGTTCGTGCTGGCTTGAGTTACAGGGCCATGGCTGATGCGCTTGCAGGGGTTGGCAAGCTCAGCAGTACGGGAAGGCCACTAGCGCCGGCGCAGATTGGTCGGATCCTCCAGCGCTTGGGCTTGTCAGGAAAGCTCCTTAGCAGTGACCAGGCTTGGGTTGCTGCCTGA